In Blautia wexlerae DSM 19850, a single window of DNA contains:
- a CDS encoding AraC family transcriptional regulator: protein MPNVKYTDSATFRCLENLKEGSLDISLIHTGKEHCPPGHICSMPRDEFIIHFVLDGTGFYSARGQTWSLTPGQMFVIYPNEPVTYGADETNPWTYAWIGFRGIRAHSMVKECGFSKNQLVLPAPDQKIILKHIDYMLNHKQLSKANDLRRQAYLILLLAELAGFHEKQSAQNKKNAKYAYSTSVYVELAIEYIKDMYQKGIGISDIADNIGISRAYLNSSFQKELGMSAQTFLIDYKMHKAASLLVSTSLSVKEIANNVGYEDQLVFSKAFKKKFGMSPKNYKTHKEMMDKFNEKQVDDPV, encoded by the coding sequence ATGCCAAATGTAAAATATACGGACAGCGCTACTTTCCGCTGTCTTGAAAACCTGAAAGAGGGCTCCCTTGATATCAGTCTGATCCATACGGGCAAAGAACACTGCCCGCCCGGACATATCTGTTCCATGCCAAGAGATGAGTTCATCATCCATTTTGTGCTGGACGGTACCGGATTCTATTCTGCCAGAGGTCAGACCTGGAGCCTTACTCCCGGACAGATGTTTGTAATTTATCCAAATGAACCAGTCACATACGGTGCTGATGAAACCAATCCCTGGACTTATGCCTGGATTGGTTTTCGCGGAATCCGAGCTCACTCAATGGTAAAAGAATGTGGATTTTCCAAAAATCAATTAGTACTTCCTGCACCGGATCAGAAAATAATCCTGAAACACATCGATTATATGCTGAATCATAAGCAGCTTTCCAAAGCCAATGATCTAAGGCGCCAGGCTTATCTGATTCTGTTGTTAGCCGAGCTTGCCGGCTTTCATGAAAAGCAGTCTGCACAGAACAAAAAAAATGCCAAATATGCCTACAGCACCAGTGTCTACGTGGAGCTTGCCATTGAATATATTAAAGATATGTATCAAAAGGGAATCGGGATTTCTGATATTGCAGATAATATCGGAATCAGCCGTGCCTATCTGAACAGTTCCTTTCAGAAAGAGCTTGGAATGTCCGCACAGACCTTCCTCATTGATTATAAGATGCATAAAGCAGCCAGTCTTCTGGTCAGTACCAGTCTGTCTGTTAAAGAGATTGCTAATAATGTGGGCTATGAAGACCAGCTTGTTTTTTCCAAGGCTTTTAAGAAGAAGTTTGGAATGAGTCCGAAGAATTATAAGACCCATAAAGAAATGATGGATAAATTTAACGAAAAGCAGGTAGACGATCCCGTGTGA
- a CDS encoding alpha-galactosidase: protein MMIIYHESSKTFHLYNNEISYIMCVLPNGHLGNLYFGKRIHDREDFSHLLEMKQRPMTACVYEGNRKFSLEHLKLEYPVYGSSDYRYPAVEILQENGSRISDFTYVSYTIAAGKPKLQGLPATYTEKDEEAQTLCVKLKDEVIGIVLELLYTIFTQRGIITRSARFTNEGTSSIHLLNAMSLNLDLPDKDYVWMQFSGAWSRERHVKERRLEQGIQSVGSIRGNSSHEHNPFIVLRRPSATENAGEVMGFSLIYSGNHRMQAEVDTHDTTRITVGINPQNFDWKLDCGESFQTPEAVVVFSDKGLNGMSQTFHKLYQKRLARGYWRDRPRPILNNNWEATYFDFTEDRLVEIAAKAKECGVELFVLDDGWFGARSNDYAGLGDWAANRERLPQGIKGIADRIEEMGMKFGLWFEPEMVNKDSDLYRAHPDWILQTPQRHSCHGRNQYVLDFSRKEVVDCIYEMMYKILSEAKVSYIKWDMNRSITECYSAALPADRQGEVFHRYILGVYDLYERLNTAFPQILFESCASGGGRFDPGILYYAPQGWTSDDTDAAERVKIQYGTSMCYPVSSMGSHVSVVPNHQLNRKTPLHTRANVAYFGTFGYELDLNKLSDEEISEVKQQITFMKEYRELIQFGTFYRLKSPFEGNETVWMTVSEDKKTALVFWYRERNVVNADFTRVRLHGLDPDLIYRNEYNETENYGDELMNLGLLTTDCTAGEPTSEDEPCTDYESRIYVLTAK from the coding sequence ATTATGATTATTTATCACGAAAGTTCAAAGACATTCCATTTATACAACAATGAAATCAGTTATATTATGTGTGTGCTTCCAAATGGACATCTTGGAAATCTCTATTTTGGGAAAAGAATCCATGACAGAGAAGATTTTTCACATCTTCTTGAGATGAAGCAGAGACCAATGACAGCCTGTGTTTATGAGGGAAACCGCAAATTTTCGCTGGAGCATCTGAAACTGGAATATCCGGTGTATGGCAGTTCTGATTACCGTTATCCGGCAGTGGAGATCCTTCAGGAAAACGGCAGCAGGATTTCTGATTTTACTTATGTAAGTTATACAATTGCAGCTGGAAAACCAAAACTTCAGGGACTTCCGGCTACATATACTGAGAAAGACGAAGAAGCCCAGACCTTATGTGTAAAATTGAAAGATGAAGTAATAGGAATTGTATTGGAATTGCTTTATACTATTTTTACACAGAGGGGAATCATCACCAGAAGTGCCAGATTTACAAACGAGGGTACATCATCAATACATCTGTTAAATGCAATGAGCCTCAATCTTGATCTACCGGACAAGGATTATGTGTGGATGCAGTTTTCAGGTGCATGGTCCAGAGAACGTCATGTGAAAGAACGCAGATTAGAGCAGGGAATCCAGTCTGTGGGAAGCATCAGAGGAAATTCTTCCCATGAACATAATCCCTTTATTGTGCTCCGACGTCCGTCGGCAACAGAAAATGCAGGAGAAGTGATGGGATTCAGCCTGATCTACAGCGGAAATCACAGAATGCAGGCAGAGGTGGATACTCATGATACAACCCGTATCACTGTGGGAATCAATCCGCAGAATTTTGACTGGAAGCTGGACTGTGGTGAGAGCTTTCAGACTCCGGAAGCAGTAGTAGTATTTTCTGATAAGGGTCTGAATGGAATGAGCCAGACTTTCCATAAATTATATCAGAAGAGACTGGCAAGAGGTTACTGGAGAGACCGTCCTAGGCCAATCCTTAACAATAACTGGGAAGCTACTTATTTTGATTTTACAGAGGACCGTCTGGTGGAAATTGCTGCAAAGGCGAAGGAATGTGGTGTTGAATTATTTGTGCTGGATGACGGATGGTTCGGTGCACGAAGCAACGATTATGCAGGACTTGGTGACTGGGCGGCAAACAGAGAGCGTCTTCCGCAGGGAATCAAGGGAATCGCAGACAGGATCGAAGAGATGGGTATGAAATTTGGTCTGTGGTTTGAGCCGGAGATGGTGAATAAGGATTCCGACCTTTACCGTGCACATCCGGACTGGATCCTGCAGACACCTCAGAGGCATTCCTGTCATGGCAGAAATCAGTATGTGCTGGACTTCTCCAGAAAAGAAGTGGTGGACTGTATTTATGAGATGATGTACAAAATCCTCTCAGAAGCAAAGGTTTCCTACATCAAATGGGATATGAACAGAAGTATTACGGAATGTTATTCAGCTGCACTTCCAGCAGACCGTCAGGGAGAAGTGTTCCACAGATATATTCTCGGAGTTTATGATCTGTATGAGCGGTTAAATACTGCATTTCCGCAGATTCTCTTTGAGTCCTGCGCAAGCGGTGGCGGACGTTTTGATCCGGGAATCCTTTATTATGCGCCACAGGGATGGACCAGTGATGATACAGATGCGGCAGAGCGTGTGAAAATCCAGTACGGCACAAGCATGTGTTATCCGGTAAGCTCCATGGGAAGTCATGTTTCTGTAGTACCAAACCATCAGTTAAACCGCAAAACTCCGTTACATACAAGAGCAAATGTAGCTTATTTTGGAACTTTCGGATATGAGCTGGATCTGAATAAACTGTCTGATGAGGAAATCAGTGAAGTAAAACAGCAGATTACCTTTATGAAAGAATATAGAGAACTGATCCAGTTTGGAACTTTTTACAGACTGAAGAGTCCTTTTGAGGGCAATGAAACTGTGTGGATGACAGTCAGCGAGGACAAAAAAACAGCGCTGGTATTCTGGTACAGGGAAAGAAATGTAGTAAACGCAGATTTTACCAGAGTGCGGCTTCATGGACTGGATCCGGATCTTATCTACAGAAATGAGTATAATGAAACAGAAAACTACGGGGATGAGCTGATGAATCTGGGACTGCTCACCACAGACTGTACAGCAGGTGAACCTACAAGTGAAGACGAACCATGCACAGACTATGAGTCCAGAATTTATGTTTTAACTGCAAAATAA